One genomic region from Streptomyces sp. NBC_00457 encodes:
- a CDS encoding nuclear transport factor 2 family protein gives MATPLEQLPHINKLLVGRFLTDVFGARNADAVADYVAPDLVQHGADLPDGAQAFADLLRREFDRELAADPGAADASGPRDPVFVIGENDLVCVCHYMPQPDPDAPGFTFDYYGFTTYRIRDGRIVERWPSLNKIAPPRPPAPGTPTRATIVSSSPSIDIEANKRLVVDFYRCVFDAQNPDAVKDFVAEDYLQHVSHYPPGRAGLEEFVRSRFPDGPVPPPAEPLIPPALIVAEGDIVVVAGLLPQAEPDGSGALYPYYMYDAYRVRGQQLVEHWSGITKSAPPKPPGPPPAART, from the coding sequence ATGGCTACACCACTCGAGCAACTGCCACACATCAACAAACTTCTGGTTGGCCGGTTCCTCACCGATGTCTTCGGCGCGAGAAACGCCGACGCGGTCGCCGACTACGTGGCCCCGGACCTGGTCCAGCACGGTGCCGACCTCCCAGACGGCGCGCAGGCGTTCGCCGATCTCCTGCGCCGCGAGTTCGACCGTGAACTGGCGGCGGACCCGGGTGCGGCCGATGCCTCCGGGCCGCGGGACCCGGTGTTCGTCATAGGAGAGAACGACCTGGTCTGTGTCTGCCACTACATGCCGCAACCGGACCCGGACGCCCCCGGCTTCACCTTCGACTACTACGGGTTCACCACCTACCGGATCCGCGACGGACGGATCGTCGAGCGGTGGCCGTCCCTCAACAAGATCGCCCCGCCGCGGCCCCCCGCGCCGGGCACACCGACGCGAGCGACCATCGTGTCGTCATCCCCTTCGATCGACATCGAGGCGAACAAGCGCCTGGTGGTGGATTTCTACCGCTGCGTCTTCGACGCGCAGAACCCGGATGCGGTCAAGGACTTCGTCGCCGAGGACTACCTCCAGCACGTCTCCCATTACCCGCCTGGCAGGGCGGGGCTGGAGGAGTTCGTGCGCAGCCGATTCCCGGACGGTCCCGTTCCCCCGCCCGCCGAGCCCCTCATCCCGCCCGCGCTGATCGTCGCCGAGGGCGACATCGTCGTCGTCGCCGGACTGCTTCCTCAGGCCGAACCCGACGGAAGCGGTGCGCTCTACCCGTACTACATGTACGACGCCTACCGCGTGCGCGGGCAACAGCTCGTGGAGCACTGGAGCGGCATCACCAAGTCCGCCCCGCCCAAGCCCCCCGGCCCTCCGCCCGCTGCCCGGACTTGA
- a CDS encoding IclR family transcriptional regulator: MSGSASPSYRERNSTADRALDILTMFDDTQLVISGSAVAQRLGVARSTAYRYLQSLVSSRFLEEAPGGGFRLGLRVLEIGRLARRSYGLSEIAVPAMTELSEDVCETVLLTRRAGDLVVCVDRAEAAARAVRISYERGSSLPLNAGASALVLLAWIPQDEARRLLEAAELRRFTAATLTDVDTLMDRLAHIRRAGYSVTRGELDPDVTGVAAPIRNDEQKVVAAVSVAALASRVFPEAEAELAQKVLTTAQKITDRLIAVGG; this comes from the coding sequence ATGTCAGGATCAGCGTCCCCCAGCTATCGCGAGCGCAACTCCACGGCCGACCGGGCCCTGGACATCCTGACGATGTTCGACGACACCCAACTCGTCATTTCCGGTAGCGCGGTCGCCCAGCGTCTGGGGGTCGCCCGTTCGACCGCCTACCGATATCTGCAGTCCCTGGTGAGCAGCAGGTTCCTGGAGGAGGCGCCGGGCGGCGGCTTCCGGCTCGGGCTGCGTGTCCTGGAGATCGGCCGGCTGGCAAGGCGCAGCTACGGACTGTCCGAGATCGCTGTTCCGGCGATGACGGAACTGTCCGAGGACGTGTGCGAGACGGTGCTCTTGACCCGTCGCGCCGGGGACCTGGTCGTCTGCGTCGACCGTGCGGAGGCTGCCGCACGGGCAGTGCGGATCTCCTACGAGCGTGGCAGCAGCCTCCCGCTCAACGCCGGGGCCTCCGCGCTCGTCCTGCTGGCCTGGATCCCGCAGGACGAGGCACGCCGACTGCTGGAAGCAGCCGAGCTGAGGCGTTTCACGGCGGCCACGCTCACCGACGTGGACACCCTCATGGACCGGCTCGCGCACATCCGTCGCGCCGGGTATTCCGTCACCCGCGGTGAACTCGACCCCGATGTGACGGGCGTAGCCGCACCGATCCGCAACGACGAGCAGAAGGTGGTCGCCGCGGTGAGCGTCGCCGCGCTCGCCTCCAGGGTGTTTCCCGAAGCGGAGGCAGAACTGGCTCAAAAGGTGCTGACCACCGCTCAGAAGATCACTGACCGCCTGATCGCCGTCGGGGGTTGA
- a CDS encoding TetR/AcrR family transcriptional regulator yields MAEQGRPQRTGAGGRNKRESILDAAVKLFLELGFDQTSMDAVAAQAGVSKTTVYAHFGDKLELFRAVIARGGASLDFDLDQSMFASVDDPQERLARIALKLLQATTAPNYLAFIRVLTVEAARRPELTETIRSLGVPHVVDLVAVALREDARQRGYTLPDTEVYAGLFVRMTAAGPQMDALLDPEADRDPAHFEAYAEWATAIFLRGLRAGGLPTAPDSAISQVFPWLSRANS; encoded by the coding sequence ATGGCTGAGCAGGGGCGCCCCCAGCGCACGGGCGCGGGCGGGCGGAACAAACGGGAATCCATTCTCGACGCGGCCGTCAAGCTGTTCCTCGAACTCGGCTTCGATCAAACTTCGATGGATGCCGTGGCGGCACAGGCCGGCGTCTCGAAGACGACTGTCTACGCCCACTTCGGTGACAAGCTGGAGCTGTTCCGCGCGGTGATCGCCCGCGGAGGAGCCTCCCTCGACTTCGATCTGGACCAGTCGATGTTCGCCTCCGTCGACGACCCGCAGGAGAGACTGGCGCGCATCGCCCTGAAGCTCCTCCAAGCCACGACCGCCCCGAACTACCTGGCCTTCATTCGCGTGCTGACCGTCGAGGCGGCCCGCCGCCCCGAGCTGACCGAGACGATTCGGTCCCTCGGCGTACCTCATGTCGTCGATCTGGTGGCCGTGGCGCTTCGCGAGGATGCGCGGCAGCGCGGCTACACGCTTCCCGACACGGAGGTCTACGCCGGACTGTTCGTGCGCATGACGGCGGCCGGACCGCAGATGGACGCACTATTGGATCCGGAGGCCGACCGTGATCCGGCCCACTTCGAGGCGTACGCCGAGTGGGCGACGGCGATCTTTCTGCGGGGCCTGCGCGCCGGCGGCCTGCCGACTGCCCCCGATTCTGCGATCAGTCAGGTTTTCCCCTGGCTGTCGCGGGCGAACTCCTGA
- a CDS encoding fumarylacetoacetate hydrolase family protein has protein sequence MRLSTVRLPAPDSGTQLTAAARHEGDELVLLPYSDVGALLASGEDWHNRAEAVDGKGMPRDGASLAPVVPHPNKIVCLGLNYATHIKEMGRPTPTHPTLFAKYDGSLVGAHDDVHMPPVSDDLDWEAELGVVIGRRARHVTRDEALAYVGGYTVVNDVTVRDWQHRTREFLSGKTFEATTPVGPSLVTPDELPPGASGLTVGCSVDGHTMQKSNTSDLLFDVATTIAYISTIITLLPGDLIATGTPGGVGAGRAPKVFLRPGQQLVTFVEGVGELRNTVVKERL, from the coding sequence ATGAGACTCAGTACCGTCCGTCTGCCCGCCCCCGATTCCGGCACGCAACTTACCGCTGCTGCCCGCCATGAGGGCGACGAACTGGTCCTGCTGCCGTACTCGGACGTCGGGGCCCTGCTGGCGAGCGGAGAGGACTGGCACAACCGCGCGGAAGCGGTCGACGGTAAGGGGATGCCACGGGACGGCGCGTCCCTCGCCCCCGTCGTCCCGCACCCCAACAAGATCGTGTGCCTCGGCCTGAACTACGCCACACACATCAAGGAGATGGGCCGGCCCACCCCGACCCACCCGACGCTCTTCGCCAAGTACGACGGCTCCTTGGTCGGGGCCCACGACGACGTCCATATGCCGCCGGTCAGCGACGACCTCGACTGGGAGGCCGAACTCGGTGTCGTGATCGGACGGCGAGCCAGGCACGTCACCCGGGACGAAGCGCTCGCCTACGTGGGCGGCTACACCGTCGTCAACGACGTGACCGTACGGGATTGGCAGCATCGCACCCGGGAGTTCCTCTCCGGGAAGACGTTCGAGGCGACCACGCCGGTCGGGCCGTCTCTCGTCACTCCGGACGAACTCCCCCCGGGAGCCTCGGGGTTGACGGTCGGCTGCAGCGTGGACGGCCACACCATGCAGAAGTCCAACACATCCGACCTGCTCTTCGATGTCGCCACGACCATCGCCTACATCAGCACCATCATCACGCTCCTGCCGGGTGATCTGATCGCCACCGGCACACCGGGCGGAGTGGGGGCAGGGCGCGCCCCCAAGGTCTTCCTGCGCCCCGGGCAGCAGCTGGTCACGTTCGTCGAGGGCGTCGGCGAGCTGCGCAACACCGTCGTCAAGGAGCGGTTGTGA
- a CDS encoding benzaldehyde dehydrogenase encodes MTFLDASVWQERIFSGEWTKAVESYDSTEPATGKTLGRVGSATPADLERAVERAAQAQRDWAARPYVERAQVLRHAARLFEEHHAEIAEWIVRESGALRPFADFQTSNGAAEECYEAAALAAAPYGEVLRSIEDRLSFARRRPVGVVGVIAPFNAPMVLAMRAVAPALALGNAVVLKPDPRTAVCGGVTIARVFEEAGLPAGVLHMLPGGADVGAALVDHPHVPVIAFTGSTRAGKAIATSAAQRLKRVHLELGGNSALIVLDDADLEKAASAGAFGSFHHAGQVCMASSRHLVHASVAEEYAKLLAQHANAAPVGDPATGQVALGPMIDERQLQAAHSIVTDSVGSGARLAAGGTYEGLFYRPTVLADVPLDARAYAEEIFGPVAPVVPFQDLDEAVRLATDTEYGLSLGILTRDVAKGLALADRIPTGLVHINDQTVNDEATIPFGGVGESGNGSRHGGSVANLEAFTELQWVTVRGEIPDYPF; translated from the coding sequence GTGACTTTTCTTGATGCCAGCGTCTGGCAGGAGCGGATCTTCTCGGGAGAATGGACCAAGGCGGTGGAGTCGTACGACTCCACCGAGCCGGCCACCGGCAAGACCTTGGGCCGAGTCGGCTCCGCCACGCCCGCCGACCTGGAGCGGGCCGTAGAGCGAGCGGCGCAGGCTCAGCGCGACTGGGCGGCGCGTCCGTACGTCGAGCGGGCCCAGGTGCTGCGGCATGCGGCACGCCTGTTCGAGGAGCACCACGCCGAGATCGCGGAATGGATCGTGCGGGAGTCCGGTGCCCTGCGCCCGTTCGCCGACTTCCAGACCTCGAACGGGGCGGCCGAGGAGTGCTACGAGGCCGCGGCGCTGGCGGCGGCTCCGTACGGAGAAGTGCTGCGGTCCATCGAGGACCGACTGTCGTTCGCGCGGCGCCGCCCGGTCGGCGTGGTCGGGGTGATCGCCCCGTTCAACGCGCCGATGGTGCTGGCCATGCGCGCCGTCGCCCCCGCCCTGGCGCTGGGCAACGCCGTCGTGCTCAAGCCCGACCCGCGCACCGCCGTCTGCGGCGGTGTCACCATCGCCCGTGTCTTCGAGGAGGCGGGCCTGCCCGCGGGCGTGCTGCACATGCTGCCCGGCGGCGCCGACGTCGGCGCCGCGCTGGTGGACCACCCGCACGTGCCCGTCATCGCCTTCACCGGCTCCACCCGCGCCGGAAAGGCGATCGCCACCTCGGCGGCGCAGCGGTTGAAGCGCGTCCACCTGGAGCTCGGCGGCAACTCGGCGCTGATCGTCCTCGACGACGCGGACTTGGAGAAGGCCGCCTCCGCCGGCGCGTTCGGCTCCTTCCACCACGCCGGACAGGTCTGCATGGCCTCCAGCCGCCACCTGGTGCACGCGTCGGTCGCCGAGGAGTACGCCAAGCTGCTGGCCCAGCACGCGAACGCCGCCCCGGTCGGGGACCCGGCCACCGGGCAGGTCGCTCTGGGCCCGATGATCGACGAACGCCAGCTGCAGGCCGCCCACTCCATCGTCACCGACAGCGTAGGGAGCGGTGCGCGTCTGGCGGCCGGCGGAACCTACGAGGGCCTGTTCTACCGTCCGACGGTGCTGGCCGACGTGCCGCTCGACGCCCGCGCCTACGCGGAGGAGATCTTCGGCCCGGTCGCCCCGGTCGTGCCCTTCCAGGACCTCGACGAGGCCGTCCGGCTGGCCACCGACACCGAGTACGGACTGTCGCTGGGCATCCTGACCCGGGACGTGGCCAAGGGCCTGGCACTGGCCGACCGCATCCCCACGGGACTGGTCCACATCAACGACCAGACCGTGAACGACGAGGCGACCATCCCGTTCGGCGGCGTCGGCGAGTCCGGCAACGGCTCCCGCCACGGAGGGAGCGTCGCCAACCTCGAGGCCTTCACCGAACTGCAGTGGGTCACCGTCCGCGGCGAGATCCCCGACTACCCCTTCTGA
- a CDS encoding VOC family protein, with the protein MAITGLGHTGFWVDDLETMRDFYTRVMGLTVTDEDADLGIVFFSSRPEEEHHEFVLQRGRTAPPGSKLTHQVSWRVDSLETIIDFHHRFRAEGIEVQQEVTHGNAIGIYFFDPEGNRNEVYLRVERDVRQPFRKTIDLDQDPADVLAEAERLLSDGGAAYQPVQ; encoded by the coding sequence ATGGCTATCACCGGCCTCGGACACACCGGCTTCTGGGTGGACGACCTGGAGACGATGCGTGACTTCTACACCCGGGTCATGGGGCTGACCGTGACCGACGAGGACGCGGACCTCGGCATCGTGTTCTTCTCCTCGCGTCCCGAAGAGGAGCACCACGAGTTCGTGCTCCAGCGGGGCCGCACCGCGCCCCCCGGGTCCAAGCTGACCCACCAGGTGTCGTGGAGGGTCGACTCGCTGGAGACGATCATCGACTTCCACCATCGCTTCCGTGCCGAAGGCATCGAGGTGCAACAGGAGGTCACGCACGGCAACGCCATCGGCATCTACTTCTTCGATCCCGAGGGCAACCGCAACGAGGTCTACCTCCGGGTGGAGCGGGACGTGCGTCAGCCGTTCCGCAAGACCATCGACCTCGACCAGGATCCCGCCGACGTGCTCGCCGAAGCCGAACGCCTTCTCTCCGACGGCGGCGCCGCCTACCAGCCGGTCCAGTGA
- a CDS encoding bifunctional 3-(3-hydroxy-phenyl)propionate/3-hydroxycinnamic acid hydroxylase, translating into MATPPPASSGAAPLVLVVGAGPVGLTAANLLGALGVRVLVVERHTTTSDDAKAISLDDESLRTLQLAGLDEAVYPIIVPGTGTRYYGVGGRPLVHARGTGERRYGHPFKNPFAQPDLERVLRSALDRFPHVDVRFGTRLVELGQYPDRVWVTLASSDGDGDEMTQQIEATYVLGCDGGRSTVREQLSIPMRGRSYPDDVWLVVDTLEDPHDERYGMHVGDPDRPLVIVPGREGRCRYEFRLRQGECAPGGAVPFGLVRDLLRPHRDITPEQVERSVAYTFHALLAERLRDGRCFLLGDAAHMMPPFAGQGLNSGVRDAANLCWKVAEVLAGRAADTLLDTYDMERRPQAQAMIELSVRLGRVVMTTDHRRARVRDLCVRAALRSRRGRRYLTEMRYRPDTRVRTGAVVLADGSGQALAGTLLYQPFVLHGPEYEITRLDDLLGPGWSLLGIGLSDDDWTAVAAAGLPDARRVDVVLGDRAPRERGGRAAVADGDGALDAYLASLPGHLLLVRPDRLIAAVFTPGHADHVARTLARFLPQAHPRAGERAGAPSSGTAPSAASPALSVRPTPEPGTQGTRR; encoded by the coding sequence ATGGCTACACCACCCCCGGCGTCCTCCGGTGCGGCGCCACTGGTGCTTGTCGTCGGCGCGGGACCGGTCGGGCTGACCGCGGCCAACCTCCTGGGCGCGCTCGGTGTGCGCGTTCTGGTCGTCGAGCGTCACACGACCACGAGCGACGACGCGAAGGCGATCAGTCTGGACGACGAGTCGCTGCGCACACTGCAACTGGCCGGCCTGGACGAAGCCGTCTACCCGATCATCGTGCCGGGGACGGGTACCCGGTACTACGGAGTCGGCGGACGACCGCTCGTCCATGCCCGCGGCACCGGAGAGCGGCGATATGGGCACCCGTTCAAGAATCCGTTCGCCCAGCCCGATCTCGAGCGCGTCCTGCGCTCCGCTCTCGACCGCTTCCCGCACGTCGACGTTCGCTTCGGGACCCGCCTCGTGGAACTGGGCCAGTATCCCGACCGCGTGTGGGTCACCCTGGCATCCAGTGACGGTGACGGTGACGAAATGACGCAGCAGATCGAAGCCACCTACGTCCTGGGGTGCGACGGAGGTCGCAGTACCGTGCGGGAGCAGCTGTCCATCCCGATGCGCGGACGCAGCTATCCGGACGACGTCTGGCTCGTCGTCGACACTCTCGAGGATCCGCACGACGAGCGTTACGGAATGCACGTCGGCGACCCTGATCGGCCCCTCGTCATCGTGCCCGGGCGTGAGGGGCGGTGCCGATACGAGTTCCGGTTGCGCCAGGGCGAGTGCGCCCCCGGCGGTGCGGTGCCCTTTGGCCTGGTGCGGGACTTGTTGCGCCCGCATCGGGACATCACCCCGGAACAGGTCGAGCGCTCGGTCGCCTACACCTTTCACGCGCTGCTGGCCGAGCGGCTGCGCGACGGCCGCTGCTTCCTGCTCGGCGACGCTGCGCACATGATGCCGCCCTTTGCCGGACAAGGTCTCAACTCGGGTGTCCGGGACGCGGCCAACCTGTGCTGGAAGGTGGCCGAAGTGCTCGCCGGGCGGGCCGCCGACACGCTCCTCGACACCTACGACATGGAGCGCCGTCCGCAGGCTCAGGCGATGATCGAACTGTCCGTGCGGCTGGGCCGTGTCGTCATGACGACCGATCACAGACGGGCCCGGGTGAGGGATCTCTGTGTGCGTGCGGCTCTTCGGAGCCGACGCGGGCGTCGGTACCTGACCGAGATGCGGTACCGGCCCGACACCCGGGTGCGGACCGGAGCGGTGGTACTGGCCGACGGCTCTGGACAGGCGCTGGCCGGCACCCTGCTGTACCAGCCGTTCGTGCTGCATGGCCCCGAATACGAGATCACTCGCCTCGACGATCTCCTCGGCCCGGGCTGGAGCCTGCTGGGCATCGGCCTGTCCGACGACGACTGGACCGCTGTCGCGGCCGCCGGTCTGCCCGACGCGCGGCGCGTGGACGTCGTGCTCGGCGACCGCGCACCGCGTGAGCGCGGCGGACGGGCCGCGGTGGCCGATGGGGACGGCGCGCTCGACGCCTACCTGGCGTCCCTGCCCGGCCATCTGCTGCTCGTCCGCCCCGACCGGCTGATAGCGGCAGTCTTCACCCCTGGGCACGCCGATCACGTCGCACGGACACTGGCCCGGTTCCTGCCTCAGGCTCACCCCCGCGCAGGGGAGCGGGCCGGAGCGCCCTCGTCCGGTACTGCACCTTCCGCTGCGAGTCCGGCCCTGTCCGTCCGCCCGACACCGGAACCCGGCACACAAGGAACCCGCAGGTGA
- a CDS encoding NADPH-dependent FMN reductase gives MPKLHVVIGSTRPGRLGLPIGQWAAQAAKQHGGFDVELVDLAELGLPLLDEPGHPRAGQYTHEHTLRWSATVDEADAFVFVTPEYNYGPPAALLNALSFLYREWLYKPVGFVSYGGVAAGLRSVQVLKQVTTTLKMMPIPEAVAIPFVFKLMGEGGFRADEPLEAAATMMLDELLRWTEALQPLRLNQPPAPAAPPAPGAPVSRV, from the coding sequence ATGCCGAAGTTGCACGTTGTCATCGGAAGCACCCGTCCCGGCCGACTGGGGCTGCCCATCGGCCAGTGGGCGGCCCAGGCCGCGAAGCAGCATGGGGGCTTCGACGTCGAACTCGTCGACCTCGCTGAGCTCGGCCTCCCGCTCCTCGATGAACCCGGTCATCCGCGGGCGGGTCAGTACACCCACGAGCACACGCTCAGGTGGAGCGCGACGGTGGACGAGGCCGACGCCTTCGTCTTCGTCACGCCCGAATACAACTACGGTCCTCCTGCCGCGCTGCTCAACGCTCTTTCCTTCCTGTACCGGGAGTGGCTCTACAAGCCCGTCGGATTCGTCAGCTACGGCGGCGTCGCGGCCGGCCTGCGCTCCGTGCAGGTGCTCAAGCAGGTCACGACGACTCTCAAGATGATGCCGATTCCCGAGGCCGTGGCCATACCGTTCGTCTTCAAACTCATGGGGGAGGGCGGTTTCCGGGCCGACGAGCCGCTGGAGGCCGCAGCCACGATGATGCTCGACGAGCTGCTGCGCTGGACCGAGGCCCTGCAGCCCCTGCGCCTGAACCAGCCGCCGGCGCCCGCCGCGCCCCCGGCGCCGGGAGCACCCGTGTCTCGGGTCTAG
- a CDS encoding carotenoid oxygenase family protein codes for MTLPSRQGPSLPDPMTIAPRTTPHPPTPQLAQDAAGWAPGNKFLEGPFTPWTEESGAYDLEVDGQIPGELAGALFRISSNPRFTPRDPDRYHWWEGDGMVCGIYLRDGRAAYRTRWVMTDSMKFEVEQGEAVYSGFANGGSTAPLPHGAPPAKNVANTNVGIFDDHLLVYFEGGLPYSMHPETLETNGTYDFHGGIDVLCTAHYKIDPDSGDMLFFAATGPTITWYRADVKTGHVVDSHSFDIKVPVLMHDFAVSDNYAIFFVTPAQFRLDHIMRGEPGVVWDEASLPHGVQIVLMNRQTHAVSWHEVGGYWANTHFYNAYEDNGQVVIDGHRITRLGTPADRLDTPVTSHSWFPPSVPHRWRVDLATGRAAEEMVGGVAGEFPRINDAFTGRRHRYGYFVTTRYLADDTMSDGLAKHDALRDSTTVVEGPDHLTNPGEPVFVARENAIAEDDGYLLTLWWNRETGLSELLIHDAADLRRTPLARVKLPSRVPFGFHGNWADRTTLDQAVAARSDAN; via the coding sequence ATGACACTTCCTTCGCGGCAGGGCCCCTCACTGCCCGATCCCATGACCATCGCGCCGCGTACCACCCCGCATCCACCCACCCCTCAGCTCGCCCAGGACGCCGCCGGCTGGGCGCCCGGCAACAAATTCCTGGAAGGCCCGTTCACTCCCTGGACGGAGGAGAGCGGCGCGTATGACCTGGAGGTGGACGGGCAGATCCCGGGCGAGCTAGCGGGGGCACTGTTCCGTATCTCCTCCAACCCCCGCTTCACGCCGCGCGATCCCGACCGCTACCACTGGTGGGAGGGCGACGGCATGGTCTGCGGTATCTACCTGCGCGACGGGCGCGCCGCCTACCGCACCCGCTGGGTGATGACCGACTCCATGAAGTTCGAGGTCGAGCAGGGCGAGGCGGTCTACAGCGGTTTCGCCAACGGCGGCAGTACGGCGCCCCTCCCCCACGGCGCTCCGCCCGCGAAGAACGTCGCCAACACCAACGTCGGCATCTTCGACGACCACCTGCTGGTCTACTTCGAAGGCGGACTGCCGTACTCGATGCACCCGGAAACCCTGGAGACGAACGGCACTTACGACTTCCACGGCGGCATCGACGTCCTGTGCACCGCCCACTACAAGATCGACCCCGACAGCGGCGACATGCTCTTCTTCGCCGCCACCGGGCCGACCATCACCTGGTACCGGGCGGACGTGAAGACCGGGCACGTCGTCGACAGCCACAGCTTCGACATCAAGGTGCCGGTGCTGATGCACGACTTCGCCGTCAGCGACAACTACGCGATCTTCTTCGTCACCCCGGCGCAGTTCCGCCTCGACCACATCATGCGGGGCGAGCCGGGCGTGGTCTGGGACGAGGCGTCGCTGCCGCACGGTGTGCAGATCGTGCTCATGAACCGGCAGACGCACGCCGTCAGTTGGCACGAGGTGGGCGGCTACTGGGCCAACACCCACTTCTACAACGCCTACGAGGACAACGGCCAAGTCGTCATCGACGGACACCGCATCACCCGCCTGGGCACCCCGGCCGACCGGCTGGACACCCCGGTGACGTCCCACTCCTGGTTCCCGCCGTCGGTGCCCCATCGCTGGCGTGTGGACCTGGCGACCGGCCGGGCGGCGGAGGAGATGGTCGGCGGCGTCGCCGGAGAGTTCCCGAGGATCAATGACGCCTTCACCGGCCGGCGTCATCGCTACGGATATTTCGTCACCACCCGCTACCTGGCCGACGACACCATGAGCGACGGTCTCGCCAAGCACGACGCCTTGCGCGACTCCACCACGGTCGTCGAGGGACCGGACCACCTCACCAACCCCGGCGAGCCGGTCTTCGTCGCCCGCGAGAACGCCATCGCCGAGGACGACGGCTACCTGCTCACCCTGTGGTGGAACCGCGAGACCGGCCTGAGCGAACTCCTCATCCACGACGCCGCTGACCTGCGACGCACCCCGCTGGCCCGGGTGAAACTGCCCAGCCGCGTGCCCTTCGGCTTCCACGGCAACTGGGCCGACCGCACCACGCTCGACCAGGCTGTGGCCGCCCGCAGCGACGCGAACTGA